A single Numenius arquata chromosome 1, bNumArq3.hap1.1, whole genome shotgun sequence DNA region contains:
- the LOC141472149 gene encoding lysozyme g-like, protein MMPALLLLGLMALVAPSMSYSCYGDVRALQAPTISCTAVRAPDCGLAMVRRTAEADIVRLRKYEMPIKRVARNLCLDPALIAAIISQESRAGLLLENGWDQGRQKYGLMQIGRQQHQPFGMWDSEEHINQCSTILVLAINEVRARHPNWTWDQQLRGGICTYRAKMGNFQVYEDDPCDRDNYYVNSVIRRAQYFKTHGF, encoded by the exons ATGATGCCTGCACTGCTCTTGCTGGGCCTTATGGCCCTTGTTG CTCCATCCATGAGTTACAGTTGCTATGGTGATGTAAGGGCTCTTCAAGCCCCCACGATCTCCTGCACAGCTGTAAGAGCCCCAGACTGTG GACTTGCCATGGTACGGAGGACTGCTGAGGCAGACATCGTACGCCTGAGGAAATATGAGATGCCAATTAAGAGAGTAGCCAGAAACCTGTGCTTGGACCCAGCGCTCATCGCTGCCATCATCTCACAGGAGAGCCGCGCTGGCCTGCTTCTGGAAAACGGCTGGGACCAGGGCCGGCAGAAGTACGGCTTGATGCAG ATTGGCAGGCAGCAACACCAACCTTTTGGAATGTGGGATAGCGAAGAACACATAAACCAGTGCTCAACTATCCTGGTTCTTGCAATTAATGAAGTACGGGCAAGACATCCTAACTGGACCTGGGACCAGCAGCTGAGAG GGGGAATTTGCACCTACCGTGCAAAAATGGGAAACTTCCAGGTCTACGAGGATGACCCATGCGACAGAGACAACTACTACGTCAACAGCGTGATTAGGCGAGCCCAGTACTTTAAGACACATGGGTTCTAG